From Erythrobacter sp. YJ-T3-07:
CGAGAAGGCTTCGGCACCCGGCTGATCCGCACCGGCATAACCTCCAAGCGGGGCACCAAGGTCGACCTGCGGTTCGAGCCGGAAGGCGTGGTCTGCGCGCTGGAGGTGATGCTCGAGTCCGGGGCCAATCACGAACCGAACGCAGCGGGCCCGATCAGCTCGCCGATCATGCCGGGCTGACCCGGTCGGCGCCCGGTCCGACCGGGCCGATATCTCGCAAGGCGGCGGCCGACAGGTCGATCACGCGCTTGCCTTGGCCCCGCGCTTTTACCCAATCGCAAGCTTGCAGGGGCTAGTACCCGCGCGACCTCTCGCGCAGTGGGGGGCATCGATCGTAAGAGGTGACTGCCAGACCAATGCCCCAGGCGATTCTGCCATTGCTGATGAACCTGTCGATCGCGATCATGTTCGTCGCGGGTTTCATGGCCGTGGCCCATGCCCATCCGGTGGTCAGCAAGGCGCGCTGGTTTGCGCTGTGCTTCCTGCTCGGCCTGGCGGACCCGCTGGCAAATCTCGCTGTGTGGTTCGGCGTCAACCCGGACGCGATGCGGTTGCTGGGCTTCACCCTGTTTCTCGCCGCGATGCTGGGCCTCGCGCTGGCGCTGTCCCATTTCCACGACCGCAAACCCTTCTGGAAGGTTGCGATTGCCATTCTGGCGGGCGGGTTCCTCTACCGGCTCTTCACGCTCGATGCGCCGCGCGATGCGACGTGGAACCTGCTGCTGTTCCAGAGCTGGTACGCGATGGCCGCCGCGCTGTGCGCCTACGCGGTCAGGCGCCACGCGCGCCCGTCGCCGATCAACACCATGCTCTACGTGCTGTTTCTGGTCCTCACGGTCCACTTCCCGATCAAGGCGATCTTCGCGAGCTATCTGGGCAGTGGCCGGACCGAGGGGGAGTATGCGAACACGCTGTATGCGGTGATCTCGCAGACCACCAGCGGCGTGCTGATGGTTGCGGCGGGGCTGCTGATCATCATCAACTTCCTCCAGTCGGTGGTCCAGAACACGCAGGCGCAGGCGCTGTCCGATCCGCTGACCGGGCTGCCCAACCGCCGCGCGATGGACCGCTGGTTCGACGAACTGGCCGCCGCCGAGGCGGACGAGCCGGCGGTGGTCGCGGTGATCGACATCGACCATTTCAAGACCTTCAACGACCGCTTCGGCCACGACGTCGGCGACAAGGTGCTGCGCGCGGTGGCCACCTGCCTCGACCGGCATCGCCCCTCGGTCGCCCGGCTGGCGCGGCTCGGCGGGGAGGAATTCGTCCTGCTGCTGCTGAAGGACGAGGCGGAGGCGCTGCTGACCTGCGAGAGCATGCGGCTGGCGATCTCGCGCCTGACCTTCGCGGAGACCGACCCCGTAACCGTGAGCATCGGACTGGCCAGCGCGCTGCCCGGAGAGGCGATGGGCGGGCCGCTGCGGCGCGCCGACCAGGCACTCTACCGGGCGAAGGGGATGGGCCGGAACCGCTGCGAGGTTGCGCTGCCCGTCGATGGGCAGGCACCGTCCCCGCCGCCTTCCGGCGCGCCAGACCTCAAGCTGGTGGCGAAGAGCTGATCGCGTCATCGAGGACGCAAGTCCGGACCAAAAGCGGCTAGCGAAAGCGCACGGGCCGTCCCTCTTCTGGCTCAAGCCACCGTGAATCGGCCTCTTGCCCAGGATCGCTCTGGAACCGGCCCAACGGGTCGGCATTGGGGTTCCTCGTCAGACGACGTTCGTCACATCTCTGACGGGGGCTTCACACGCCGGTCTGCCAGCAACGGGCGACCGGTTCCATTCTCGCGGGCCAGCACAGGCTCGCGCGACCAACCGATGGAGTCGCAATGATGAAGAGCAATTCTACCTCCACCTTCACCTCCACCAGGGCCGCGCTGGTCTGCGGGATCGCCGTTCTAGCCATGCCGGCGAGCGTTTCGGCACAGCAGCAGTGGGCGGACACCTCTGCCGATGCCACCGGCGAGACGACGCTGACCGTCACCGGCACGCTGCCGGGCGATATCTCCAACCTGCCCGAAGGGCCCGAGATCGACGGGTTCATCTCCGCCCGCAGCGACAACCGCATCCAGGTGACCACCGAAGACGGAGCGAAGACCGTCCTGTTCGTCTCCCCGGAAACCGAGATCAAGGCGCGCGGCGGCTTCCTCGGCCTGGCGCGGACCTCGCTCGAGGACGAGCAGCTGTATAACGGCGTGCCCGTGACCGTGCGGACCGTGCAGTGGGAAGACGGCCTGATCGCGCAGCGGATCAGCATGAAGGATAGCGATCTGAAGACCGCCGCGATGATCCAGCGCGGGACGGAGCAGGGCTTTGCCGAACAGACCGCCGCGACCGAGGCGCTGCGCGGGCGCGTGGCCGATATCGACAATTACAACGTCAAAGGCACGACCAACGTCTATTTCGACACCGGCGAATACAAGCTGTCGGGCCAGGCGCAGGCGCAGCTGTGCGGTGCCGCCGCGCAGGCCGACCAGATGGACAACGCGCTGTTGCTGGTGGTCGGCTATACCGACTCGACCGGCAGCTACGAGGTCAACCAGGAGCTGAGCGAGAAGCGCGCGGAGCGGGTGGTCAACTACCTGCAGCAGCAGTGCGGCTGGAAGCCCTACCGCATGCTGACGCCGACCGGCATGGCGCAGGCCGACCCGGTGGCGGACAACTCCACCGACTACGGCAAGCAGCAGAACCGCCGCGTGGCGGTGAACATTCTCGTCAGCAAGGCTGTCGACGGAATGGGCGGCTGATCGATCGAGGGGGCGGGCTTGAGGGTCCGCCCTTTCTACTTGAAGCGGAGAGGGGGCGGGCCGAGATGCCTGCCCTTTTTCTCTTCCTTCGTCATCCCCGCGAAGGCGGGGATCCCGCTTCCTTTCACCGTCACAGAATGTCCCCGAACCGGTCTACCCATTCCGGGTTCTGCTCCTCGATCAGCCGGATTTTCCACGCTCGCCGCCATTTCTTGACTGCTTTCTCACGCGCAATGGCATCTTCGATCCTGTCGTGACGTTCGGCGTACACCAGGCGATGCAAGCCGTACCGCTTGACGAAATCGGAGCCATCTCCGGCGCGATGCTAGTGAACGCGAGCCGCGAGGTCAGCCGTCACACCGATGTAGATCGTCCCGCGATAGCGATCGGCCATGAGGTAGACCCACCCGCCCTTCATTCAATTAAGCGGGACCCCCGCCTTCGCGGGGGTGACGAAGGGGAGGGGGAGCGGCGAAACTACTCCCCAGTCCCCTCGTACGCATCGACGATCCGCCCCACGATCGGGTGGCGGACCACGTCCGCGCTGGTGAAGCGGATCGTGCCGAAGCCTTCGATGCCTTCCAGCTTCTCGACCGCGTCGGCGAGGCCGCTCATGCGGTCGCCGCCGGGGATATCGACCTGCCGCGGATCGCCCGCCACCACCATCCGGCTGTTCTGGCCG
This genomic window contains:
- a CDS encoding diguanylate cyclase codes for the protein MPQAILPLLMNLSIAIMFVAGFMAVAHAHPVVSKARWFALCFLLGLADPLANLAVWFGVNPDAMRLLGFTLFLAAMLGLALALSHFHDRKPFWKVAIAILAGGFLYRLFTLDAPRDATWNLLLFQSWYAMAAALCAYAVRRHARPSPINTMLYVLFLVLTVHFPIKAIFASYLGSGRTEGEYANTLYAVISQTTSGVLMVAAGLLIIINFLQSVVQNTQAQALSDPLTGLPNRRAMDRWFDELAAAEADEPAVVAVIDIDHFKTFNDRFGHDVGDKVLRAVATCLDRHRPSVARLARLGGEEFVLLLLKDEAEALLTCESMRLAISRLTFAETDPVTVSIGLASALPGEAMGGPLRRADQALYRAKGMGRNRCEVALPVDGQAPSPPPSGAPDLKLVAKS
- a CDS encoding OmpA family protein; this translates as MMKSNSTSTFTSTRAALVCGIAVLAMPASVSAQQQWADTSADATGETTLTVTGTLPGDISNLPEGPEIDGFISARSDNRIQVTTEDGAKTVLFVSPETEIKARGGFLGLARTSLEDEQLYNGVPVTVRTVQWEDGLIAQRISMKDSDLKTAAMIQRGTEQGFAEQTAATEALRGRVADIDNYNVKGTTNVYFDTGEYKLSGQAQAQLCGAAAQADQMDNALLLVVGYTDSTGSYEVNQELSEKRAERVVNYLQQQCGWKPYRMLTPTGMAQADPVADNSTDYGKQQNRRVAVNILVSKAVDGMGG